The genomic segment TTCAGGTCCAGAAGCAGACCCTGCAGAGGCTCGGTCACGTGCTGGCCACCAACAGCTACATCACGACCAAGGACCTGAAGGACGCGCTGCAGGTGCAGGTCTCCCACATCGTGTTCAAGGTCTTCCGCTGGCGGGACGGGAACTACAACTTTGCCCCCACCGACAGCGTGGACTACGACCGCGAGAACTTCAACCCCATGAGCGCGGACTTCATTCTCATGGAAGGGATCCGGATGGTGGACGAGTGGCCCATCATCGAGAAGAAGATCCCTTCCATGGACATCGTCTTCCGCAGCGCGGTGGATCCCTCCTTGATCGAGGTGGGGGCGGCGCGGGCCGAGGAAGCCCCCGCGGCGGGCCCCGCGGGCAAACGGACGCCGGCCAGCTCCTCCAACAAGATTCGGCTGAGCCCGGAGGAGGAGCGGCTCTACCGGAGGGTGGACGGCACGCGGAGCGTGCAGGCGATCATCGACGCCAGTGGCGCCCCCGAGTTCGAGGTCTGCCGCACCCTCTTCGACCTCTTGAACCGCAACATTATCGCCAAGGCGGGAACGGGAACGGCCCGGGCCGAGGAGGAGGAGGGAGTCGCGGACACGGTGGGGTCGGGCATCCCCGGCTTCGTGGTCCTCGCCCTGGTGGTCCTCCTCTCCCTGGCCGGAATCGCGGCCCAGCTCCGTTCTCCGTTTGCGGTGACGGGCCTGCCTCCGCTCTTGGGGGGCTCTTCCGACGAGTTGCTCGAGGGTGTGAGCCTCTCCCGATTGCAGCGCCTGGACCGCGCCCTC from the Vicinamibacteria bacterium genome contains:
- a CDS encoding DUF4388 domain-containing protein — protein: MALEGTIKDFGLPDIFQLIGLQRKTGLLTLTSEKESVAVTFENGMVVMADSSSRRLEDRLGSVLVKQGKLSKERLEEALQVQKQTLQRLGHVLATNSYITTKDLKDALQVQVSHIVFKVFRWRDGNYNFAPTDSVDYDRENFNPMSADFILMEGIRMVDEWPIIEKKIPSMDIVFRSAVDPSLIEVGAARAEEAPAAGPAGKRTPASSSNKIRLSPEEERLYRRVDGTRSVQAIIDASGAPEFEVCRTLFDLLNRNIIAKAGTGTARAEEEEGVADTVGSGIPGFVVLALVVLLSLAGIAAQLRSPFAVTGLPPLLGGSSDELLEGVSLSRLQRLDRALVAYHLIHGAPPRALDDLVASGLLDAGGLEDPWSRPYHYAPGPSGYLISAVDDSGRPRRTASIERVLSVERP